The Brassica napus cultivar Da-Ae chromosome C7, Da-Ae, whole genome shotgun sequence genome has a segment encoding these proteins:
- the LOC106356753 gene encoding ammonium transporter 1 member 3-like, protein MSGPLTCSVSDLSAMLGPNATAAAEYICGQLGTVNNKFTDAAYAVDNTYLLFSAYLVFSMQIGFAMLCAGSVRAKNTMNIMLTNVLDAAAGGLFYYLFGYAFAFGGSSEGFIGRHNFALRDFPTLTSDYSYFLYQWSFAIAAAGITSGSIAERTQFVAYLIYSSFLTGFVYPVVSHWFWSPFGWASPFRSADDRLFNTGAIDFAGSGVVHMVGGIAGLWGALVEGPRRGRFEKSGRAIALRGHSASLVVLGTFLLWFGWYGFNPGSFTKILVPYETGSSYGQWSGIGRTAVTTTLAGSTAALTTLFGKRLLSGHWNVTDVCNGLLGGFAAITGGCSVVEPWAAIVCGFVAALVLIGCNKLAEIVQYDDPLEAAQLHGGCGAWGLIFVGLFAKEKYLNEVYGETPGRPYGLLMGGGGKLLGAQLVQILVVAGWVSATMGTLFFLLKRLGLLRISEKDEMAGMDMTRHGGFAYMYYDNDDESHRAIQLQRVDPGSPFPRSVTPRV, encoded by the coding sequence ATGTCAGGACCTCTAACTTGCTCTGTGTCCGATCTCTCCGCCATGCTCGGTCCCAACGCCACCGCAGCGGCTGAATACATATGCGGCCAATTAGGCACCGTAAACAACAAGTTCACAGATGCAGCCTACGCCGTAGACAACACCTATCTTCTCTTCTCTGCCTACCTCGTCTTCTCCATGCAGATAGGCTTTGCGATGCTCTGTGCTGGCTCCGTTAGAGCCAAGAACACAATGAATATCATGCTCACCAATGTCCTTGACGCTGCAGCCGGAGGACTCTTTTACTATCTTTTCGGTTACGCCTTTGCCTTTGGCGGATCCTCTGAAGGTTTCATCGGAAGACACAACTTTGCTCTTAGAGACTTCCCGACTCTCACGTCCGACTACTCTTACTTCCTCTACCAATGGTCATTCGCAATCGCAGCTGCTGGAATAACCAGCGGTTCTATCGCGGAGAGGACTCAGTTTGTGGCTTACTTGATCTACTCTTCTTTCTTAACTGGATTTGTTTATCCTGTTGTGTCTCACTGGTTCTGGTCCCCGTTCGGATGGGCTAGTCCCTTCCGTTCAGCAGATGACCGTTTGTTTAACACCGGAGCCATAGATTTTGCTGGCTCCGGTGTTGTTCACATGGTTGGTGGCATAGCAGGATTATGGGGTGCTCTCGTCGAAGGTCCTCGACGTGGCCGGTTTGAGAAAAGTGGTCGCGCTATTGCACTACGTGGCCACTCCGCCTCCCTTGTCGTCTTGGGAACGTTCCTTCTTTGGTTCGGTTGGTATGGTTTCAACCCTGGTTCCTTTACCAAGATCCTCGTCCCGTATGAAACCGGTTCGAGCTACGGCCAATGGAGCGGAATAGGACGGACAGCGGTTACAACCACGCTTGCTGGATCCACCGCAGCTCTAACCACACTCTTCGGAAAACGTCTTCTCTCTGGCCACTGGAACGTGACAGACGTATGTAACGGGCTACTCGGTGGGTTCGCTGCCATAACAGGGGGTTGCTCTGTGGTAGAGCCCTGGGCTGCGATCGTATGTGGATTCGTGGCTGCCCTCGTCCTCATCGGCTGCAACAAGCTCGCGGAGATCGTACAGTATGATGATCCCCTCGAGGCGGCGCAACTACACGGAGGATGTGGTGCGTGGGGGTTGATATTcgtagggctttttgcaaaggAGAAGTATCTAAACGAGGTTTACGGCGAGACACCTGGAAGGCCATATGGACTGTTAATGGGTGGAGGAGGGAAGCTGTTGGGAGCACAATTAGTTCAAATACTTGTGGTTGCAGGATGGGTTAGTGCTACCATGGGAACACTCTTCTTCTTGCTCAAAAGGCTCGGTTTGCTGAGGATATCGGAGAAGGATGAGATGGCCGGTATGGATATGACACGTCACGGTGGTTTTGCTTATATGTActatgataatgatgatgagtCTCACAGGGCCATTCAGCTCCAAAGAGTTGACCCTGGATCTCCTTTCCCACGTTCGGTTACTCCTCGGGTTTAA